The genomic region AATGATAAAAGAAGTGCTCTATATttcagattttaacaataaaaggAGCAGAACGTTGATTGAAATCAGCCTACATAATGTACATCTAAATATTGTGATAAActttatgttgttatttatttgttttcttgttgtCTTTTCAGATGAAGTTTTACCTCCACTGCAATGAGCCTGAAGTAACTACAGTTTTTAACTGGGATCTAGAAGATCTTACTGTGCAAAATGCAGTTGATAACTTCCAGACAAAACTGAATGAAACCACCCCGGAATTGAAAGTTACAGTTGTTAGAGACTGCCATGGTAAAAATGTATCTTTCACGAAGAAGTTATCAGATGCTGTTAGTAAAACCAAAAATGatctgtttgttattgtttcaaaGACAGCAGATATTGGAGATGATGGTCATGAAATTGAAAGATGTCATATAGTTGAGAAGCAGGGATCTAGCACATGCAAGTCTTTACACCAGACAAATGGTGAAAGTAATGATCTCAAAActaaagataaaaacattataGAACAATCATCAACTCAACAGAAACTAAATGCGGCCGTGATCCACATGGgaaatgaaaggtatagaaaagcaatagaaatatatgttgaaatctTAAAGCAAGAAGGTGCAAATAGGTCAGCGCATGAAGGATTGATTGATGCATATTTAAGAGCAGACAGATACAAAGAGGCTAATGTTGCACTTAAGAAAGCTTTTAAAGTGTATCCGAATGACTTGGTTTTTCTAAGATTAGCAGGGGAAGCATATATTGGATGTAAGGATGGTGAAGCTGCAGTAGAAATGTTGATGAAATGTGCAAAACTAGCTAGATATGAGGGAGGAATGGGCAAAGGAAGCAAGCAGGACCTTCAGGTTCTTATGGCAAAGGCATACCTCATTAAAGATGAAAAAGACATGGCGATAACCATTCTGCAGGGTGTTCTGCGTGAAAATATGGGGCATGATGATGCACTTACAGAGTATGCTAGTCTTCTTTTTCCTATTGGTACTGGTCAGGCAGAGGAAGCTGTGTCTGTCATTCTAGGGGTTCTAGCTAGAAAACCGAATGACAAAAGAGCAAGGGAAGTATTTGCTAAAATGATGAGTGAAAAATCTGGAATGAAAGTTCTAAGGCAAGTAGCATCTGGTGTATTTCTTGACTCAGCGGCTTTGGTCTTCCTGGGTTCTTGTTTGAGAGATCATAGTGTTCTTAAAGAAAGTCTTGAACTATTTGAAGAAGCTCTTAAAGTTGATCCTAAGAATCCCAGTATTGCActaatatatattcatacattAGAACTCGTCAACACACCATCGAAGATCTTTGAGGTTGTTACAGCATTTTTAAACGGGTATGGATCAAAATGTTTGGGAAATGTACCATGCTCCCTTTTTCATCGTTACTTCACTTCTGTTGTATCACTTATTGGTAATGAAACACTGCAGGACATTGACACTCTGGAACATttatttgttgacagttttgacatttctgatgacaaacaatatgaacatgtatacaGTGAGGATGAAAGATATTTCTTAGCCATACTTTTCACAACTGTGAAGGTTATGTATGTTTTGGGAAACTTGGATCTATTGAAGCCACTGTTGAATGTGCTAGAGCCTCTGTATTTGGGTAGAGAACTGCACAAGACCAACATCAGAAATGAGGCAGCTTATTTCAACTGCATCAATGAGGGAATGAAGTTGTTTCCATTCATTCCTGCTGTAAAGAAAGTTCCAGAGGAAGAATATGTCTACCTGTTAGGGGACAGTCATTGCATTCCAGCAGCATGGAGACAGATTCAAATTCAggtattaaaagaaaaattcaaATTCAGATATTAAATCCTTTGCAGAATTCTGTCCGTTTAATGAGCTGGGCTACAATTAGCCGACTTTGATTAGTTTTGTTGTAATGGAtgcatataaatttattataccTTACAATATATGGCACAAACAACGTAGCAGGGCCTGATTTTAAGGACTTGTCTTCATTAAGTGACAATCAGAATCACAAGTGGAGATTATGTCCATTCAACCAGTACAAAAACTTCGTAATCGTTAAACAATTCCacataataaattcaaataattctaCAATGTCAATGTTTAAGCAAAACtcagttttatttgtaattcCACTAGAATCATCATAGCAGCGTACATTTATAGACAGTGCTAGTGTGCTGTAGTGTGCTTTAATTTACATTTCCAGGACAGATCCACGATGATAAAACCTGCCTTGTCCACTGGAACAAAGATTTGGCATCTACGACAAGAGAGTACCTTTTACCCTAAAGCCAACTTCATCTCTGCTGTTGATAACATTCCATATGACTCAACTGTGATAGTTTGTTTTGGAGAAATAGACTGCAGAGAAGCATTATTGAAGTGCTGGGAGAAAGCaaggtatgtttttttttctggcaTAGAATTTGCTttgactacatataccataacACGTTGGGTCACTTTTAGGTAAATTTTGTAaccatgaaatatttaatgtctTTCTCTTAATAGATAAACTAAGTCATTAATCCTTTCATTAACATAGCTCAAACGTTTTTTAATAATCTGAGATTTTTCTGACACCCATCAAaggtatttgaaatattaatactAATGTATTAATCCATGAACGATCACAGAAAACATTGTAAATGACATTATATTCCACTTTGTCTAATGAATAAAACTACTACAACACCAGGCTTCCTCGAAAAAGAAGTATTGTACACTGGTAAATATTTGATCTACCAGACAATGATTgctttattcaaacattttaactttgcttttttatttatttttcaaggtATGACCGGATTGAAGATGGCATGGACACAATTATAACGATATATGTGCGTGTCCTCAAGGAACTTCAGGCCAAAAGAGGTTGGAAAATATTAGTCCATCCAGTGATGCCTGTACTGGACGTCACTCGTCCAATTGTGATGCAGTTTAACAGGATCTTGGCTACCAGGCTGCTTGCTGAACCTGCTCTGTACTGGTTGAACTTCGTAAATGAACTGCTCACTGAAGATGGACAAGCGTTAAAACCAGAGTTTACATTTGACGGAACACATGCAAATCCAAGTTACGTTCAATTGTTAGCTGAGTCTTTAAGCCAGGTCATTGACAATTGAGTTTTTTAATCAACATGTCCACAATACTGAAAGATCATTATCCTCATAGTATAATGCTATAAAGATTTTTCATGCaacatatcaataaaacttTTTCCTTTATTGTTAGTACTATGCCTCTTTTTACCAAGCAAGTTGAAAATGGAATTATTCAGCAgattcatgtatatttttgcatttacatgaacatgtatttcaaattcaGTGGTTCACTGTTAAATAATCTAGTTCCATTGTTTGGAATGTTCCATTTATTCTATATTCTTTTAGAACTTGAGAGAAAGTTTTTGATGATTTTGTGGTATTTTATGGAACATTCTTATTTGGTACATGGGCAAACTTCTCTGATCTTGGGTCTTTGGataaaattaaagtttcaataaaagtttcaCCAGTGCTAAACTTTTGGATTTTATTTGTCTCAGGATTACATTTCAACTGTTGTGGAAATTGTTCTGAGTGTTGTGCCCATATAGTTTCAGTATTTCATGTGGATTTAATTCTGTGGACATTAAATTACTAGTTCACTGAAGATATTTTTGGACATTTTAGCCAATaggtaatatttaaatattagcATTACTTagttgaaatttgttttgtaaaactgtttattagtgaatatattgtgttgttgtttagtTTGTTACTCCAggtttcttttttctttgataaGTTTGGTGGTTGTAACAGCTagaatgcatgtatacattctAGTATTTTTTCTGctgttatttcaaattttaagttCTAAAGCTTTGTGCAGAATGGAACTTGATTTGAATCCCTTTCAGAAATATCTGACTGtatgtttcactttaaaaaataacattcaccagtgtgaattgtttttataactcttataattcaataacagaccattgttataataataattgttgaaaCATACACTCAAATAAATTTTTATCAACCTCTGGAGatataaacatgtgtatattttggCAATTCAATTCTTaacatgaattatatttaatgaaccTGCATGTTTTGCTCTTTTTCTGGTGATTTCTTTCTTAGACAGGTATGGTATTGGTATATTTTTGTTGCTATGCCCCCAAAGGGCAGCATATAGTTATCAAACTGTCTGTCCATTCCCTTTGTTTTTGatcaaattattcaaaaatgcTTAGCCACAGgaacctcaaacttggtaggcaggtcGGTAATGACTAGCAAGCATATgaacccttttgattttgaggtcaaaggtcaaggctgAGTTTTTGAATGGaatctgtttttatatttaagtaatagCGATATTCAATATACATACCCAAACTGCAATCCCAAGTTTCGTCTCCACAAAAGCTTGCCACAtaccaaatttcatttctgAACATCACTCCTAACTAAAAGTATCAAGCGGTTTTTTTATGTGTTCatgacagtgaccttgataaTGACTTCATATGCACAAATGCATTCCGAGTATATATCTCCATGTGAGCTAGCTTATACCAATTTCATTCATACATGTCACTAATAACTTAAGTTCTTGAAAGGAATCATTTTATACTTTTAGTAACGGTGACCTAGACATTACATGCACGTTAGTATCCATGTAATTTTCAATAACTTAATGTCAGTCCAAACTTCACATGTAATGTTATTGAGtggaaatcttttttttttttttagtactAGTGACCTTGACTCGGCATACCCCAAATGCAATACTAAGTGAGGTATGTCACCACAatttattgagtggaaaccatttttcttattttagtaACCTTGGCCTAGAACCACCATACCATTAGACATGAAGTTCCATCACGTCATTCCAAACTTAGGATATCGAgtggaaaaacaacagtttgAAGCCTGCCTGGATAACCAAAACCTCGTTCTTAAAACTTGTCtttcattaaaaacctggttaataaaaacatgtaaataaccATCATAGTTAAATTGCAAAGCAGTTATTACACAGAACTTGCAATCACTTTTTGACATATCTGAGGCCTTTGTAAGGTTGTGTTGTTTCCTGAACCTTGGacaatgaatgttgtttttatgatttgCTAATCTATCCCAGTTCCAAAAAGATGAAGAGTTCTGTCAggaacattacattttatttgttgatgTAGTTAGAATGtctaattttattatttagttaaatGTGATATATATTACACTTAATTGCCAATAATtgtgttaactgtttttaatgtCTTATCatataccaaaataaatatgcatttagtCAATTGTTGTTTGACACTTAATAGTGGTATTTTTAAGATATCATCAAGAAATGGGAATAATTTTTGGATTTGTTATAACATTGGTCGCTTAAGAAGCTGAtagttataacaaaatatacccGTTTGGGACAcaagtttggtgatgattggtGTTTAGACGAAGAGACAATGACAATTTTgttaattcaagggccataacttcaGAGTGACAAAGCCTTTATAATTAATCATTGAAGTTGTTGGGAGATGATTTGTCCATTCCCGGTGTTACATGATAGCTggtatatataaacaatgacCAAGATAGGTGATGATTGGTGTACATTTGCCAAAGTTGGAGAGTGGATACTGGGAATTACttacatttttgtcaattgAAAGGTCGTAACTCTGGAGAGATAGGGTCTTCATGGCTGGATCTTGTACTACCAGTACATgttgtttaagatattttgtccattaccattgaccaagtttgatagcAGGTTATTGCCTGTCATATAATGTCAACAGCATTCTCATTTTTTTCCGATGTCAataaacttggtcagaatgtgtgtATTTCTGAAATCTAGGTAATGTTGAATTCTTGCCATGTCCTATTGAAAACCAGATCACCAggtcaaatatttgaaaatcttctACCCATTATTTGTGACACATGGACAATTTTATGTAACCAGATTGTTGATCATGTCCTCTCTTGTTTACCCATGTCAGACAGTTTATCttgaaatcataaaaatatatcatttggtaaaatataaGGGGAAAACAGTTTATGTCCACTCCATAGCTCCTTAAAATTAATGCTTGAACGAATTTTGAAATGACTTGGCAAAAATGTTCACCGCATGTTCAGACAAACGAAGGTGAAAGGTCAGATATCCATTATTTGtgccaatttattttcaacaacatCAACCACATCAgggaatttgaaaaaaagttgcacaaatattcactttattttaacctttttaacaTACACAGATCATGTTTTTATCTCAGAGATTGAACACTGTGGTCACACTAGGGATCTCAATATTAAGAAGAGTGTCAAAAGATTGGTTTGCCTTAGTTAATACATAACTGTAACCTGAATATCAGCCCCTTGTACTCTTAAATGTTACCTTTTGAAACTTGAGATCTcctttattaataaacatttcaacgcaaaaaaagtttcaaattacaatgtatagCATCCTCTTTACAACtgtcaattattttcattgttcttGAATATGGCAAATTAGACTACATTTGGATTATCAACTTCTTGATTGAAACTACttcatcagtttttttttacagaattacTTCATTGCCTTGGGTAAAAGTAGTAAACGTGGGCAGACAGAGTTTGGTTGACTTTTTaggttgaccttgaccttgcaAATTAGAAACTTTATGTATTGCAATCCATgtatgaaaatcaaaataatggcTGCAAAACAGAAGTGTTCATAGTAAACCATTTATGATGCATGGACTAATGGACTAGTTATGAATCAGAGAATTCTCAAAAAGCGAAACGAAAAGTGGACAGATTATAAGtatatgtgaccttgaccctctGAAGCAGAACAATATGCAGGAGTCACCTTCTGGTGATGAATTATCTTATGTCATGATGGCATTTATCTAATGACTGGACAAAGGCTGATACAATCCTTTTTggaattgaaaaaatattatatgtgccaaaataaatttaagacaaatatcaaatagttgcaagtatatatttcaaatatcacATAAAAGCAAGTATACTTCAAATATCACATAATCATAAGactattttaagtatttatcgGAATAGATCTTACTAAGTTCTGTCATATATGTTGACAACCGAAGCatacatatgaataaaaaaaaacattactgcGTATAAGTTTATATACCTAACATCATAGTAACATGAAATGATAGTATATGAACATGAATACATTGTTCAGTGATGaccaaattgaaataaatatatgcatttctAGCATATACATTTATGCATTAAGCTCACACCATCCTTTCATATGTTCAatctacaaaatattttgataccaAATTTAAAAGATGTTCCTTTTTTGCTCTTATATGAAGCTGTTTCCGCATAAATCCTACTTTTGGTTTAATAAGATTACTTTATTGACTGATCTCTGTTAGTATTACTTTGATCTCTATAAGCATGactttatcaatttatttcaacacATTACTTTCTAGTCCAACATACATGAGtatctataaatataatacaaccATGAAAAGCAACTATTATGGCAATATCATTCAACAAACCAATACCATCTCCATCTAGCTGCCTACATGTAAATCACAATGgccatgtttaaacatattggcAGAATCATCATCAAACTATTAAAAACTCCAACAGAGTGGTTGACAATGAAGTTATATTGATTTGAATCTGCACAATGACGTATGTATATGCTTGTCACTCCAGAGGTCAACATTGTTTGCGTATCACAGACTATACGGTGCCCTCAACAGTCTTCGTCTATGACAGCTTGATACGCCGTAGGGTTTTGGCGTACACTGGTTCCATAGCGTGGGTGACAAGGTATGCTACAAGGCCGATAACCAGGAATAGTGCACATCCAGCTATCAGTAAGGAACGGTAGATGACAGAATAGTCGTATATCtgaaacatacaaaaacatttataactcATGTTTTCTGCAAAGAAAAAGTTGAGgcattgtcatagccttggtattggcctgcataaatactataaccttggccataactcaaacaacaatacattcaaaaaaGACAAGGCTATTATTAGCATCTTCCTATGCTCAATTtcgaagaaaaaatataatttaagtagCCATAAAAGATTTCTCAACCCTTTACAACCACATATAAACACTGTATTTATATTTGGCTTTTGGGGAGGGGACGCACTTCTTCACTTAAACTCCCAAAgagccccccccccaccccattCATATGGACAAAAACACTCAAGAGTCAAGACTAATGCTATATCTGACAACACATGGCATGCTTCTTTGAGTACACTGTTTCAGtcagttgttttatttaaatattaaagtgaaCATGCATATAAACATTCCCTCGATTGCTATTTTTTTCCAGTCAGGTTAGTGTGTTAGTTTAAACTAGTTATACAGTGACCCATAGCAAATGTGCTAAAATCAGACTTATCATAAATCATCGACATACAAATAAACTGAAACTTAACTCAGAATGTGCTTATTTAGTTTATtgcaatttattaaacataattctcaaaatatgtgacattaaaTGTGAGTAAAAGTGGCTGTTGACTGTGggtaattaaatgaaaataatacacaaataCCTTTGATGGTCCCTAACATACAgaggtaaaataattataagacaaCTCCAAAATACAcagcataatgcaccagtcaattgtaaccatggctcccccaggtccgggggtatacccaggatagccggggaaatgggccgtgtttttacctttcatatgatcctgcagtgccgggtgaatgcggtgtttttgtctttgcgccaaataTAGGGgggatgggccttacctagggtctctgggctgcgggggcatttggcagggattttaccatcagtttgtctcggcagggcggggattttacacAGGCTTTGCTGGGCCAaaagtcaaaatccccgcttttccccggacctggggaggccgtggttacaattgactggtgcataaatcaGACAACATCTGaataacatataacaaaatttggtaacaatcagtattgtttagttttaaaatcATGATATCAAgacatatatgatatatttacagAACAGGTAAGAATGTATTCATCAAAATTGATAATGGCAAATAAATCTAAATTAGAATAAATCAGATCTACACAAGCATCATAGTATAAAACCTACATTTCTGGTATCactaaatgtcaaataaaaacagaaaacactTCAAAACATGACACTATTCTTTATATTGCTGGAAATAAGATTGACCTTTCAGACAGTTCAGGAGAGAAAACcacaaaaaacatttacctTAGTTGAAGGCTGACTAAAATCTTCTCTGGGCAGCACCAGCAATATTATACTGAATAATATTGCTACAAGAATAAGAGCTATTCCAACATTCCTgcaatatacaaaatacaaacttcTGTATCTTATGTATAACatcttcattttttgaactgcaatttatgatatatatttatatatacattgtatatataaaaatatttaaaacaattgaatagaTCTTTAAATAGGTTTACTTGCAATTTTAAATTGTACTGgaattcaattataatcaaggtaaaattaaaaaaggaaatcGATAAAAGCCCGGTTTCaaacttgttaaaaaaacaacttattgtTACCAATAACATAGGCTGATGTCTCAACCAACAAGAGCcatcgtaagacagcgcgctcgactacgccgctttgatttagaatacaataacgatgtaataataccaagtttggtctctttatgtcaaacctaactaaaattatttgatacataaggtgactttgatgctgccctcccaccagcccgcccaaacaatgacgcaagtcattcaaataacttgatttcccaatatgaaaatgtggttaagaatataaaaatatgcctttcaaaggaaattttaaaaaaatcaggggcaataacttgtatttaggcttaaaacggagttatgtttcttgttgtaagatggtcgtaaataattttgaattttattaagtgcatttaatgaacggtatagaagtttttttattaaaatcccaacttgcccttaacttttacttgcctaaaacattaacctaagacaatcaggggccataacttgtattaaggatatggagttatgtaacctcattgggtgatggtcctgaacaattgtgtgaagtattaagtcaattgaatgaagggtatagaagttattaaacaatatcccaacctgccctaaaactttaacctaagttccatagtcaatcaggggccgtaatttg from Mya arenaria isolate MELC-2E11 chromosome 3, ASM2691426v1 harbors:
- the LOC128226895 gene encoding uncharacterized protein LOC128226895; the encoded protein is MKFYLHCNEPEVTTVFNWDLEDLTVQNAVDNFQTKLNETTPELKVTVVRDCHGKNVSFTKKLSDAVSKTKNDLFVIVSKTADIGDDGHEIERCHIVEKQGSSTCKSLHQTNGESNDLKTKDKNIIEQSSTQQKLNAAVIHMGNERYRKAIEIYVEILKQEGANRSAHEGLIDAYLRADRYKEANVALKKAFKVYPNDLVFLRLAGEAYIGCKDGEAAVEMLMKCAKLARYEGGMGKGSKQDLQVLMAKAYLIKDEKDMAITILQGVLRENMGHDDALTEYASLLFPIGTGQAEEAVSVILGVLARKPNDKRAREVFAKMMSEKSGMKVLRQVASGVFLDSAALVFLGSCLRDHSVLKESLELFEEALKVDPKNPSIALIYIHTLELVNTPSKIFEVVTAFLNGYGSKCLGNVPCSLFHRYFTSVVSLIGNETLQDIDTLEHLFVDSFDISDDKQYEHVYSEDERYFLAILFTTVKVMYVLGNLDLLKPLLNVLEPLYLGRELHKTNIRNEAAYFNCINEGMKLFPFIPAVKKVPEEEYVYLLGDSHCIPAAWRQIQIQDRSTMIKPALSTGTKIWHLRQESTFYPKANFISAVDNIPYDSTVIVCFGEIDCREALLKCWEKARYDRIEDGMDTIITIYVRVLKELQAKRGWKILVHPVMPVLDVTRPIVMQFNRILATRLLAEPALYWLNFVNELLTEDGQALKPEFTFDGTHANPSYVQLLAESLSQVIDN
- the LOC128228561 gene encoding transmembrane protein 218-like, coding for MTSHNTIMGIGLGLFLIILVWVLALFLCIAFSRATGALSNVGIALILVAILFSIILLVLPREDFSQPSTKIYDYSVIYRSLLIAGCALFLVIGLVAYLVTHAMEPVYAKTLRRIKLS